One part of the Parabacteroides distasonis ATCC 8503 genome encodes these proteins:
- a CDS encoding CDP-glycerol glycerophosphotransferase family protein: MILKLCVKEVLRFLLRVFYVFRVKSNRVLFESYSGERICCNPFYIYDNIEKIVGSNVEIAWSVKPKCNNEYADIKCVKRFSLSYFKYLMTAKVYITNIGGYDYIPFRKTQIVINTWHAGGAYKKIEKDFYDIGRCQWLYNRSILHFSKATSYFLSSSYSTTKCMSSAWNLHEDKFVKLGLPRNDVFFSAQKMNELSNCIRDRFNIKQSDFVVLYAPTFRNTTSSPSYDWSLKENELLEAVKKRFAAKRVILFLRYHMCLFNSLSFNSKMHEYTSTVRDVSDYPEMQDLLCTADMLITDYSSSVWDYSFTYRPCFLFTPDLEEYKKKTDFYTPIEEWGFPICKTNEELRKQIEAFDENKFKQAMIRHHENLGSYEKGTATEEVAKIILSHIDH, translated from the coding sequence ATGATACTTAAGCTTTGTGTAAAAGAAGTCTTACGATTTCTCTTGCGTGTATTCTATGTGTTTAGAGTAAAGTCAAATAGGGTGTTATTTGAAAGTTATTCAGGTGAAAGAATTTGTTGCAATCCATTTTATATTTATGATAATATTGAGAAAATAGTAGGTAGTAATGTTGAGATTGCTTGGAGTGTTAAGCCGAAATGCAATAATGAATATGCTGATATTAAGTGTGTTAAGAGATTTTCTTTAAGTTATTTTAAATATTTAATGACTGCAAAAGTTTATATAACAAATATTGGAGGATATGATTATATTCCTTTTCGAAAGACCCAAATAGTTATTAATACTTGGCATGCAGGAGGAGCGTATAAGAAAATAGAAAAAGATTTTTATGACATTGGAAGATGTCAGTGGTTATATAATAGATCAATTTTGCATTTCTCTAAGGCTACTTCTTATTTTTTATCATCGAGCTATTCTACTACAAAATGTATGAGTTCTGCGTGGAATTTGCATGAGGATAAATTTGTTAAATTAGGATTACCTAGAAATGATGTGTTTTTTAGTGCTCAAAAAATGAATGAATTGTCAAATTGTATTCGTGATAGATTTAATATTAAACAATCTGATTTTGTCGTATTGTATGCACCAACTTTTAGAAACACGACATCAAGTCCGTCTTATGATTGGAGTTTGAAAGAAAATGAATTATTGGAAGCTGTAAAAAAACGCTTTGCTGCAAAAAGAGTCATTCTATTTTTAAGATATCATATGTGTTTATTTAATAGTCTTTCGTTTAATTCAAAAATGCATGAATATACGTCCACTGTAAGAGATGTTTCAGACTATCCAGAAATGCAAGATTTGTTATGTACTGCAGATATGTTAATAACAGACTATTCATCGAGCGTTTGGGATTATTCATTTACCTATCGCCCTTGTTTTCTTTTTACTCCTGATTTAGAAGAATATAAGAAAAAAACAGACTTCTATACACCTATAGAAGAGTGGGGATTCCCTATTTGCAAGACAAATGAGGAATTGAGAAAACAGATAGAGGCTTTTGATGAGAATAAGTTTAAGCAAGCTATGATACGACATCATGAAAATCTAGGTTCTTATGAGAAAGGGACAGCCACAGAGGAGGTCGCTAAAATTATACTTTCACATATTGATCAC
- a CDS encoding ribulose-phosphate 3-epimerase, which yields MNRISKLSVSLMCADLVNLERDIHILEENGVDYLHVDIMDAAFVPNLTFGPDVVNSIRKITGLPVDIHLLMEHPRTIIRSMDIRDGDIVSIHSECKESVLENAAFIKQRGAKFGLALNPDTSIDEVRKYLPYVDVILLMLIVPGFAGTMMIHGMMEKVGETRQYLDQHNYGNVEICVDGSVSTERAKYMRQLGASIFVGGTAGIFKQGCILQDTIPLFMSYIK from the coding sequence ATGAATAGAATATCTAAATTATCCGTTTCGCTTATGTGTGCTGACTTGGTAAACTTGGAGCGTGACATCCATATTTTAGAAGAAAATGGAGTTGATTATTTACATGTAGATATAATGGACGCTGCATTTGTCCCAAATCTTACATTTGGTCCTGATGTGGTTAATTCTATTCGAAAGATTACGGGTCTTCCAGTTGATATTCACTTGCTTATGGAACATCCTCGTACAATTATCCGTTCAATGGACATTAGAGATGGGGATATTGTATCTATTCATAGTGAATGTAAAGAAAGTGTTTTGGAGAATGCGGCTTTTATTAAACAGAGGGGTGCGAAATTTGGATTAGCCTTAAATCCGGATACTTCTATAGATGAGGTACGTAAATATCTCCCTTATGTTGATGTTATATTATTGATGCTTATTGTACCCGGATTTGCTGGAACAATGATGATTCATGGAATGATGGAAAAAGTAGGTGAAACTCGTCAATATTTGGATCAACATAATTATGGAAATGTAGAAATATGTGTAGATGGAAGTGTCAGTACTGAGAGAGCGAAATATATGCGTCAATTGGGAGCCTCTATTTTCGTGGGAGGAACAGCCGGAATTTTTAAACAAGGATGTATTCTACAAGATACGATTCCTTTATTTATGTCATATATAAAATAG